CGGGAAAACAAGTCTACTCAGAGCTTTTGCAGGGTTGAATCCACCGACTAGCGGCGAGTTAAAAGTTGACGGTCGCTCTCTATATGGGGAAAAGAAGGAAGCGCTCGTGAGAGTGGCCGGTCGAGTGGGGTTTGTGTTTCAGGAGCCAAATTTGTTGCCTTGGCGTACTGTTGCTCAGAATATTCGCTTACCGCTAGAAGCAACAGGAACGCTGAAAGAGGAGTCTCGAGTTGCCGAACTGGCAGCCCTGGTGGGCTTAGAAGAATTCCTGGATGCTTTTCCGTCTGAGCTTTCAGGTGGGATGCGGCAAAGGGTCTCTCTCGCGAGATCACTGATATGCGAGCCTCGCCTGATCTTGATGGACGAGCCGTTTGGTGCTCTTGATGCCATTACCAGAGAAAACATGAACGAATTGCTCGAGAAAGTTTGGCAGGCATCATCGGCAACAGTCGTTCTGGTTACCCATTCCATTTCGGAAGCCGTTCTTTTGGCGGATCGAATTATCGTTATGACTCCCCACCCGGGGAGAATTAAGACGACGTACCGAATTGACGAGCCGCGGCCTAGAGGTGCTGCATGGTTGGCCAAGTCAGAAGCGGTTGCACTGTCTTCCCAAATTAAACTTGATCTCGAG
This sequence is a window from Orrella marina. Protein-coding genes within it:
- a CDS encoding ABC transporter ATP-binding protein, translating into MEKFAIETVRLSKRYNESVLAYEDLSMQINEGEFCVFVGKSGCGKTSLLRAFAGLNPPTSGELKVDGRSLYGEKKEALVRVAGRVGFVFQEPNLLPWRTVAQNIRLPLEATGTLKEESRVAELAALVGLEEFLDAFPSELSGGMRQRVSLARSLICEPRLILMDEPFGALDAITRENMNELLEKVWQASSATVVLVTHSISEAVLLADRIIVMTPHPGRIKTTYRIDEPRPRGAAWLAKSEAVALSSQIKLDLEG